The Nostoc sp. 'Peltigera membranacea cyanobiont' N6 genome contains the following window.
ACGCCAACACGCGCACCACGATCGCACTTTGTTTTGGTGCATTAGTCATTGCCTCAGTGATGAGCGTGTTTACCTCTCATTGGATTGTCCGCCCGATTCTGCGGCTAAATTGGGCAAGTAAGGCAATGGCATCTGGCAATTTAGATCAGCAAGTAGAAACTAGCATTATTCAAGAACTTAATACTCTGTCTAACTCCTTCAACCAGATGGCAGGGCAATTGCACGAATCGTTTACTGCCTTAGAGAAAAGCAAGGAAGAACTTGAAGATCGAGTAGAAGAACGCACCACCGAACTCAAAAATGCATTAGAAGAATTGCAGCGCACTCAATCTCAAGTGATTCAAAGTGAAAAAATGTCTAGTCTCGGACAACTAGTTGCTGGAGTCGCACACGAAATTAATAATCCAGTCAACTTTATTCATGGCAATCTCGTTCATGTACAGCAATATACCCAGGATTTATTAGCGTTTGTGCAGTTGTATCAGCAGTATAATCCCAACCCTACGGCTGAAATTCAAACTCTTGCTGAAGATATCGATCTGGAGTTTTTGCAGTCAGACTTACCAAAAATATTGTCTTCTATGAAAGTAGGCACTGAGCGCATTTGCCAAATTGTACTGTCGCTACGAAACTTCTCCCGCATCGACGAAGCAGAATTTAAAAGCGTTGATATCCATGAGGGCATCCACAGTACCTTGATGATTTTGCAGCACCGCCTCAAAGCAAAACCAGAACAACCTGAAATTGAGGTAATTAAAGACTATGGCACTCTACCCCTTGTAGAATGCTATGCCGGACAACTCAACCAGGTATTTATGAATATCTTAGTTAATGCGATTGATGCGTTAGAAGAAAATAATACTAAGCGTACCTATAAGGAGATCGAGGAAAATCCCAGTCAAATTAAGATTCGCACATCTGTAGTTGATTCAAAATGGTTAGAAATTGCGATCGCTGATAACGGAGTTGGTATATCTAAAGAATTTCAGCAACGCATATTCGATCCTTTTTTCACCACCAAACCCGTTGGCAAAGGGACTGGAATGGGTATGTCTATCAGCTACCAAATCATCACAGAAAAACATGGCGGTAAACTAGAGTGCTTCTCAACTCCTGGAAAAGGAACCGAGTTTATCATTCAGATTCCTCTCCAGCTAAAGCTTCATGAAGTGGTTTAACTTGATACTGATTTGGAATTGTCAAGTTATCTAAGTAGTAGTATAATCTACAAGGTTTGGGCATCAACATATTATACAGTTGAACAGATACTTAAATCAGTAGTCCTATTTGTTAAAAAACCTATGAAGATTGATCGGTTGATAGAAACCTACGATCGCGGGGCGGTAGATTATGATGCAATTATGAAGCGTTATTGGCACATTGAGCGCGAACCGTTAATTGCTTCTTTGCAGCTTCAGCCAGGACAAACCGTACTAGATGCTGCGGTAGGAACAGGTCTTAATCTTCCAGCCTATCCTGAAGGTGTGCATGTCGTTGGTGTCGATCTTTCTCATAAAATGATGGATGAAGCACGTCAAAAGGACGTATCCGCAGACATCACCTTTAAGGTATCGGATATGTGCAATCTAGATTTTCCTGATAATAGTTTTGATGCAGCAGCGTCAGGATTTACCTTCTGTGTCGTTAAAGATCCAGTTCTTGCTCTTAAAGAAATCCTCCGAGTTACCAAACCTGGTGCATTTATTGCCATTCTCGATTACTGCAAATCCCAAGATCCAGAGATTCAGAAATGGCAAGAGTTAATAGCTGATGCAGCTTCACAGCTAGGCTTCCCCACTGGCAAAATCAAGTGGGATGCATTGATGGATTATGACGAATTGATTTACAACAGCAAGCTTCCCATTGAAGTGCTTGCGGACAATCGGATAGAAAATCCAAACCCGTTTTTGTGTGGTTGTCAATTACTGCTGAAAAATTCAAAAATTTAAAGGCAATAATATAGTCTCTGGTGCGTTACGGCTAATCCTAACTTTCTCAAAATCTCAAATTTTTGTATAGCCATAGCGCATCTTACTTAATATTTATTTTATAAAATAGACTGTCATCCAACAATAAGCATAGTAAGGTGCGCTGCACTTGGCAACAAGACACCACCATCTACATCATTTAGGTTGACAGTAAGAATTCAGAATGCAGAAATCAAAATTAAGAAGATTTTGAGACTAAAGCTGAATAATTAAGAAGCTATAGCAGCCTTGATTGGATAATGATTCTGACTTTTTAATTCTGAATTCTTACATTTTACAAGTGATTTTGAAACAGTTCTAGAACATGTTGCCAAGCATCAGGAGCAGCTTCGGGATTATAAATTGGGTTCTGGGTGATGAATGGATATTGGTCTTTAAAAAATCCGGCAAAGAATCCATGTCCAGCATCATATCGAAATACACGATGATTGATTTGATGTTTCTTTAATTCTGCCTCAATTTGCTCGTTTTCTTCTTGCGAAACTAATGCATCTCTTGTACCAAAAAAAGCATAAATAGTACCTTGAATTTCCGAGGTGCGATTAATAGTTGGAATCTCTTCGCCATAACTAGAAGTAGTAATCCCACCACCATAGAAAGAAGCTGTTGCTTTGATATCGGGTAAAGTTGCAGCCATATAAGCAACATGACCGCCAAAACAGAAACCAATCACACCGATCGCATCATCTTTGACATTAGATAAAGTTTTGAGGTAAGCGATCGCAGCTTGAATATCGCTGAAAATCTCTTGATACTTAACTTGTTGATAATATTCCAAGCCTAGCCGATATGCTTCTGGGCTATAGCCAGCATCTTTTGGGCTAAAGTCAGCCTCAAAACCGGGAGCAGTACGTTGATACATCGCCGGAGCGATCGCTACATAACCTTGTTTAGCGATTAATTCGGTAATATCTCGAATATTACGATTGATTCCAAAAATTTCTGGAAAAACTATAACTGCGCCAAAGGTTCCATTTTGTGCTGGTTGAGCTAAGTAAGCATCGATTTCTAAGCCATTGTTAGGTACTTTGACATAAGAAGTGTGAATTTCGATGTTTGTTGTTTCTACCATCTTTGTTTCGGCTGCTTTTATACTAACTCATCTATTTTGACTGTTTTTTGATACCAATGGGTGATGTCTACAACGAGCAAAAACACCAAGGGTATTGCTCTACTCAATAGATATGATATTTCCAGAAATTTAAGTATGTGTTAGCCAGAACCTTTTTAGAGAGGTAGTTCTATTACCCATATCTATGCAAATCAGATGAATTTCTAACTTTTGAATAAATGGCATCTCAAACTTCTGGATGATACTAAGGGTTTTTGATTTGTGCGACCTTACATAGAGCAAGCAGAAAGACTCAAAATTAATAACCACAAGAAAAACAATGCCAGATCAAAGTTTTAGAACAAATATTCCCGAAATTGACCCAACAGAGATTGAAGATAATCGAACTGCGATCGCAGACGAACATCGCTCGTTCCTAGAAAAAGTTCAGGTTAAAGCCGGATTTGCAGATCCCTATGATGCAAGAGACTTTACCGAAGTTGTGTTTCGCGTCATGCGCGACTTAATGACAACAGAAGCTAGCGATCGCGTCGCAGCAGAATTGCATACAGAGGCAGTGCCTACAGATGAGAAAGCACTCCAGTTTGAAGTGTCCGATCTCTGGAAAGATACTAATCCAATTGTGGGATTTTTAAGCCGGGTTCGTCCACCTTGGAAAGGGCCAGGTATCTTCAATATCGATTCCGATCGCTTCCTGTTCCGAGTTGCTAATGAAAGTGGAATGCCGCGATCGGTCGAACGAGAGCAAGCGGTTAAAGCAGTGTTTTCTGCCACAAAAGACGAACTTTCCCAAGAGCGGATTCAGGAAATTGCTAGCTGGCTACCTGATTATGTCCGTCAGCTTTGGGAGCAAGCTTAATTAGAAGTATAGAAAAAGTCAAGCCTGTTTGCGATCGTTACCCGCAAACAGACTTTTCATAAAATACCAGTTGTGCATTTACTCGTCTGACTCTAGCAGTTGAGCAAGTTGATGTGCAGCTGCGTGAGAATTAAGTGGCGACCAAATAGGGTAAGTTGCTCCTTGCTCTAATGATGGCTCCTCATCCCTAGATAATTCTGAAACTAGAAACTGCATCACTTTCAGTTTGTCTGCACGAGTTAAATTTCGCAGGGTAGGAAATAGCTCTACGGCGTTCATAATTGTCATGCTGGAGATGAATCAAAATTTCTATCTTTACACAAATTTTATCAGGCTGCGTGGGAATTAAGCGGCTTTGAGATAGCGTGCGTTGCGCTTTGCGACAACGCACCCTACATTGGGGAATGGGATCTAAGGGAAAAGTGCATAGTGCCTACGCACTTTCAGCAAAACATATTCATTGTATTAAGCTTAAGAGAGAAGTTCGGATTAATCTATATGAATGACAAAAAACTAGGCTATGCCCAATATTATACTTACGAGGCAAGAAAAGATATGCGATGGTTACATCGTACTATTGAGTTGTTGCATCAACACCCGGAACGGGGAAAATATGAATCAGAAGAAGCAGGAGAGCTATTTACAAATGAGACGATAGGAGTAGGAAAAAAGTTAATTAAATTAATGGAGATAGAAAAACCAATATCAAAAGATATAAGCGAATTATACAATTTACTTAAATTTTACAAAGGTGTGCTTAATTACGATTGGGATGACATTTGTAAATATGTTGAAGAGTGGCATTGGGTCGCAAATATCTGGGATGATTTTGAGGGAATGATCGAATTAAATTTATGGAAAGAAGTTGAACCTAAACTTTATTCTATCGCCAAACCATTAATAGCAGAAGGTAAATTTATTCGCACTACTTCCAGTCCAGCACATTATGGCCATGTAGTATTCCATATTGAGCCGAAAATTGAAGACCAGACTATTCAAATTATCTGGCAGATTAACGATGAAAAAATTATTCCAGTTGATTATATTCCGGTAATTTTTGAAGGAATTATCGATGCCATAATTGAATATTTTCATAAGACAAATATTGCCCTAACATCTATGAAAATTATCGTGTACAATGGAAGTCATCACGAGGTTGATTCCAGACAAATTTCTTACCGAATAGCGGCAGCAATAGCTTGCCGTAAGGCTTTAGCAAATGCTGAATTCATTGGCATTCCCAGTCTTCGTACTTCAAACCATCAATACGGCTGAATTCGCGGGTGTTGTGGGTGACAAGTGTGAGATCATTTGCTAAGGCGATCGCAGCAATTAATAAATCATTTGCTCCAATTGGAGTTCCCAAAGCATTAAGACGAGCGCGAATATTTCCAGCTATTTTTGCAGCTTGACGATCCAGTGATAAATCAGCAAACTCAGCAAATAAATTTTCTAGATGAGTGAGGTTTCTATCAACGTTTGCGCTTTTGTAGGCTCCGTAATACAATTCGCTATAAACAACTGTACAAATGTAAATTTCTCTAGAAGGAATTAATAAAGTTTTTTGGGCGACAGGTGAATTTGGTGAATTCAGAATTTGGATACACGCATTTGTATCTAGGAGGTAGGCCATTGAATCTCCTCCCGTTCCTCAAAGGGAAGTTGTTCTGGACGTTCAAGCGGATCGCCTTCCCAACTACCTATTACTTCTTCAACAAATTTACGAGAGTATCCTAGTTCTTCCGGCGTTTTGGTTGGAGACTGTGAAGATTTTGGTATAACAGGTTGAAAGACAATCACTACATCTAATTCTTGGTTGGTAATTTCCGGTGGAAGCTGGATTTGCAGAATTCCATCATCACCAATATATGTTCTAATCTTAATGCTTTCCATAACTGACCTCCTAGCTTATTATATTATCAATATTTGGGCAAGTTTAACTTTGTTTATAAACCATTTCCATTTTCAACTTCTCAATCTCCAATCTCAACTTGTCATTCTCCATCCTCAACTTAGCATTCTCTTCTCTAATCAACTCAACTTCATTTCTCTTACTCAAAGCCTGATTAATCGCCAACTTTCGCATATCTAGAGAAAACCAACGCTGATAAGTTTGCGTATGAACTTGCACACTATGTCCCAAATTATCAGCCGCCGCTTTAATTGGTATTCCCAAAATATGCGCCCGAATTGCCCAAGCGTGGCGTAAATCATAGGGTTTAAAATCCAATCCTATTTTGCGGAACCACCAGCTAACTCGCTGTGTTAACGCCGTTATATCTGCATGATTAGTGTTATCTTTTTTAGCGATCGCACTCCCCAGCATCTCCAAAAATTTAGGATTTCTCAAATCAAAGTCATCAATCCATTGTCTATATAATGGTAATGCTTCTCTTTCCCCAGTCTTACAATCTTTATGAACTTTCCAGGTTAAATCTGTATTTTCTTTACTCAACCACCAATCGATATTAGGATTAATAAAAAGTTCTCGTGGACGTAAACCAAAAACTGCTAACATTCCATACGTCCAGCGCCAAAGTTGCCAGCTATCTTGAACATTTTGATTTACTTGATTACCTCTATTATTCAAATAATCTTCAAATTTGATAATTCCATCAGCTATTTCCGCATCTGTAGGGATAGTGCGGGAGTTATTCTCAGGCATTTTGGAATATTTAGATAAATCGATTTCGATTTTAAATGTCATGCAAAATGCCGATATAGCTCTAGCTGCATTATACTTAGCCCATTCCTTATCGATGTGCTCAATTGAGCTTATCAAATTTTCTGCGATCGCTAAATCTTTAGGATTCGTAAATCGTTTAGTTCGGGAAAAGTAATAAAAAAAAGTATGTTCGCTTTTAGTAGTTCTTTTATGAGTCTTAAAATACTCGGCTTCAAATTCTTCGAGTAATTCTCCTATAGTCTTAAATTCTTTTTTAATTGCCTCATTACCTAAATATTTATCATTCCACTCAAAAGTTTTACGAGCGATTAACTTCCCTAATTCATAAGCTTCTTCCTCAGCCGTTTTCAGTCCATCCAAGTTAGAGGGAATATTTAAACTGATATTGTATTGCTTTCTACCAGTACCATTGCTATCTTTATCTCCCGGCTTAATTGGTAACGTCGCCCGTAATTGCAGACTTCCATTCGATTCTCTAATTGTCACCTTTGCCTTTGCAGACTTCAAACGCAGATTAACTTTCTCTAATTCTAGTACTACTTTCGTTCTCATGTGTTCTTTTTGCTGCTGTGCTTGCAGAGATGAGCAAAAAAACGGGCGATTTTTTAATCACCTTGGCTCAGGACAACATTTAGATGATGCGTGATATCATGTCCGCTTCATTGCTTATTAAACCCGAAGAAGCCCACCCTGCCAAAGCCTATCTTTGCCTCCCTGCCCCTAATCCCCAGAGGGGGCCCCGAGTTCCCCGCAAGCGGGGAGGGGTTCTTTTATTATGGGTAATTTAGCGGACATGATATGAGTCCTGAACCTAATTATGCTGTGTTTTTAGCCTATATTTAGTCTAAAAATAAATGTGCTATTAGCGAACAATGTTTATCGCTCACATTGCTTACTGCAAACATTAGGCTGTTGAAAATAATTAAACCACCAAAAGGATTACTCCGGCCCTTATCACGGTTATGACGGCTTCGCCATCTTCGCACGTGACATGGACTTGGCACTCAACAGCCCAACCTGGGGATTAATTGGCGCTCCTTGGAATGAAAAAGCTAACGCTAAGAAGGCTGAAGCTAAGGCTAAGGCTGCCGTTTAGGGAAATGGGAGAGTGAGATAAGTAAGGATAACCTGGGGCTAAAACCCCAGGGGGGAGTTGGGAATCCAAATTTCAAAATTGAAAGATTAAAAATTCGTTTTGATTTTTGCATTTTGAATTTTGAATCATATTCCCACTCCCGCCTTAAATCTTCATTCCTCAATCAGTAAAGAATTCAGTAACCTTGGAGATCCAGAAATGCCTCAGAATCCAGAAAAAATTCAAGATCACGTCGAGTTATTCCACCAACCAGAGTACCAAGAACTATTTGAAAACAAAAAGCAGTTTGAAAACGGTCACGAAGCCGAAGAAGTCCAACGGGTTGCAGAGTGGACAAAGGGTTGGGATTATCGTGAAAAGAACTTCGCTCGTGAAGCTTTAACCGTTAACCCTGCTAAAGGTTGTCAACCATTGGGAGCAATCTTTGCTGCTGTTGGTTTTGAAGGTACTCTACCTTTCGTTCAAGGTTCTCAAGGTTGCGTTGCTTACTTCCGCACCCACTTAACCCGTCACTACAAAGAGCCATTCTCTGGTGTATCTTCTTCAATGACTGAAGATGCAGCCGTGTTTGGTGGTCTGCAAAACATGATTGACGGCTTGGCGAACTCTTACACTCTCTACAAGCCTAAGATGATCGCTGTCTGCACCACCTGTATGGCAGAAGTAATTGGTGATGACTTACAGTCTTTCATCAACAACGCTAAGGAAGCTGGTTCAGTTCCTCAAGATTTCCCAGTACCTTACGCTCACACTCCTAGCTTTGTCGGCTCCCACATCACTGGTTACGACAACATGATGAAGGGAATTCTTTCTAACTTGACCGCAGGTCATAAGAAAGAAACCAGCAATGGTAAAATCAACTTCATCCCAGGTTTTGACACCTACGTAGGTAACAACCGCGAAATCAAGCGGATTGCTTCTTTGTTCGGCTTTGACTACACAATTCTAGCCGACAACAGCGACTACCTCGATTCACCAAACACAGGTGAATTCAATATGTACCCAGGTGGTACAAAGCTAGAAGATGCAGCAGATTCAATCAATGCGAAAACTACGATCGCTCTGCAAGCACACTCCACCCTCAAAACCCGCGAGTATATCGAAAAAGAGTGGAAGCAACCAACCTCAGTTTCCCGTCCTTGGGGCATTAAGGGTACTGATGAGTTCTTGATGAAACTCAGCGAATTGAGTGGTATCCCAATTCCCGAACAATTGGAAATTGAACGCGGTCAGGCAGTTGATGCCATGACTGACTCCCACTCATGGCTTCACGGCAAGCGCTTCGCTATCTACGGCGAACCAGATTTAGTATACTGCGTAGTTGGCTTTATGCTAGAAATGGGTGCTGAACCTGTGCATATCTTGGTTCACAACAGCAACGAAGTATTTGAAGCAGAAATGAAAGAACTGCTTGCTTCTAGCCCCTTTGGTAGCAATGCAACTGTTTGGCCTGGTAAAGACCTGTGGCACATGCGTTCTTTGATGTTCACCGAACCCGTAGACTTGCTCATCGGTAACAGCTACGGTAAGTACCTGTGGCGCGACACCAAGACTCCCTTAGTGAGAATTGGCTATCCTATCATAGATCGTCACCACTTACACCGCTACACCACCATCGGTTATCAAGGTATAATCAACCTCCTTAACTGGGTTGTAAATACCCTGTTTGAAGAAATCGATCGCAACACCAATATTCCTTCTAAGACAGATATTTCCTACGACTTGATTCGTTAGAAATTGCGTAGAAACACAACGTGTTAATTAAAGGGTAAAGAAGGGGAATAGGGATTGGGGACTGGGGACTGGGGACTGGGGATTGGGAAAACGCCCAATACCCAATACCCCTGCCCAAGACCTAATTCCCAATCCCCAACTCCCCTTTTTCTTGATAGCATTTACCCAAGGGATTTATACATGGAAACCATCAATCACACTCACGAACACACTCACACTCATCCTCATCCTAATTACCATCCACCTAATCAGAAAAAACCAGGGTGGTTCCACAATCTTCTTAATCCGTTGCGGCGTGTAGTGGATGGAATTCAGGTTAAAAATAATCGCATCGCTCATCTAATTTGCCAAACAATTCCTTGTTGTTGTCCCTTTGAGCGACAAATTAAATTATTTGGGAAGTCTATTGATATCCCACCACTATGTAAACTCAATCCTTTATATGACGAATTTGTAGGATTGCGTTTCCGCGCTCTATCTTACCTTGCCGATGTATGTGGAGAGGATGTCACTAAATACATTTGTTAGTCATTGGTCATTGGTCATTAGTCATTGGTCATTAGTTATTGGTCATTAGTTGTTAGTTATTCAAAGGACAAATGACAAATGACAAAGGACAATTAACAATTAAGAGAAGAGAGATGAAAAGCACCCAAGGTAAAATCAACGAACTGCTGACTGAGACAGGATGCGAGCATAATCAGCACAAACAAGCGGAAAAGAAAAATAAATCATGCGCCCAACAGGCACAACCAGGCGCGGCTCAAGGGGGCTGTGCCTTTGATGGTGCAATGATTTCTCTAGTACCGATCGCAGATGCAGCGCATCTAGTCCACGGGCCGATCGCCTGTGCTGGTAATTCCTGGGGCAGTCGTGGTAGTCTCTCGTCTGGCCCTCTACTCTACAAAATGGGCTTTACGACTGACTTGGGTGAAAATGATGTCATCTTTGGCGGCGAAAAGAAACTCTACAAAGCGATTCTGGAACTCAAAGAGCGCTACCAACCCGCAGCAGTATTTGTCTATGCCACTTGCGTTACAGCCTTAATTGGCGATGATATGGATGCTGTCTGCAAAGCTGCGGCTGAGAAAATTGGTATTCCTGTTGTTCCCGTCATTGCCCCAGGATTCATTGGCAGTAAAAATCTGGGCAACCGTTTTGGCGGTGAAGCTTTGTTAGAATATGTTGTCGGAACAGCAGAACCGGAACATACAACGCCCTATGATATTAACTTAATCGGTGAATACAACATCGCCGGTGAAATGTGGGGAGTAACACCACTGTTAGAAAAGTTAGGCATCCGTATTCTGTCTAAAATTACGGGCGATGCTCGCTACGATGAAATTCGCTACGCCCACCGCGCCAAGCTCAACGTCATGATCTGCTCGCGAGCGCTGCTGAATATGGCGAGAAAGATGGAGGAGCGTTACAACATCCCCTACATTGAAGAGTCTTTCTACGGCATCGATGATATGAATCGCTGTCTGCGAAATATCGCTGCTAAATTAGGTGACGCTGATTTACAGGAGCGGACAGAAAAGCTTATTGCAGAAGAAACGGCTGCTTTAGATTTGGCACTGGCTCCTTATCGCGCTCGACTCAAAGGTAAGCGGGTTGTGTTGTATACAGGTGGTGTTAAGAGTTGGTCGATTATCTCGGCTGCTAGAGACTTAGGCATTGAAGTTGTTGCTACTAGTACTCGGAAAAGTACTGAAGAAGATAAAGCCAAAATCAAGAAGTTGCTCGGCAACGATGGCATCATGTTGGAGAAGGGCAACGCTCAAGAATTGCTACAAGTGGTTAAAAACACTCGCGCAGATATGCTGATTGCTGGTGGACGTAACCAATACACCGCTTTGAAAGCTCGAATTCCTTTCCTTGACATCAACCAAGAACGTCACCATCCTTATGCAGGTTATGTGGGAATGATTGAGATGGCGCGGGAATTGTACGAAGCTCTGTATAGCCCGATTTGGGAACAAATACGCAAACCCGCTCCTTGGGAAGAAGAGGAAGAAGTTTAATGGCGATCGTTACCACTTCTAACAAAGCACTGACAGTTAATCCCCTCAAGCAAAGTCAAGCTTTGGGCGCAACCTTAGCCTTTTTGGGATTGAAAGGGACAATGCCCTTATTCCACGGTTCTCAAGGTTGTACTGCTTTCGCTAAAGTTGTCCTAGTGCGGCATTTCCGGGAAGCGATTCCCCTAGCTACGACGGCG
Protein-coding sequences here:
- a CDS encoding DUF2267 domain-containing protein, translated to MPDQSFRTNIPEIDPTEIEDNRTAIADEHRSFLEKVQVKAGFADPYDARDFTEVVFRVMRDLMTTEASDRVAAELHTEAVPTDEKALQFEVSDLWKDTNPIVGFLSRVRPPWKGPGIFNIDSDRFLFRVANESGMPRSVEREQAVKAVFSATKDELSQERIQEIASWLPDYVRQLWEQA
- a CDS encoding dienelactone hydrolase family protein, yielding MVETTNIEIHTSYVKVPNNGLEIDAYLAQPAQNGTFGAVIVFPEIFGINRNIRDITELIAKQGYVAIAPAMYQRTAPGFEADFSPKDAGYSPEAYRLGLEYYQQVKYQEIFSDIQAAIAYLKTLSNVKDDAIGVIGFCFGGHVAYMAATLPDIKATASFYGGGITTSSYGEEIPTINRTSEIQGTIYAFFGTRDALVSQEENEQIEAELKKHQINHRVFRYDAGHGFFAGFFKDQYPFITQNPIYNPEAAPDAWQHVLELFQNHL
- a CDS encoding sensor histidine kinase, producing MKTHYPSKGKAFPLQIVLVVPFLIQIFAAVSLVGYLSFKNGERAVNYLAEKFIDRTTEVVDEHLKSYLSIPQSLNQINADAIHRGILDVRDRQTLGKYFWDQMQVYDLTYIGIGLITGEGLGAARYDGKTIVIDDWTAKPPNNTFTYATDNQGNRTQVNARWDWNNFSESWYTQPIAAGKPIWGKIVTANLPTGPYISASASRPIYDSQNRLLGMIATDIHLSKLSDFLHSLNISQSGKVFLLERDGTLIASSVTEKPFVLVNEQIRRLKAIDSSDPMIQNIARHLQTFNGFKSITQDTDFKLEVQGKRHFVDAIPWRDKYGLDWLVVVSVPEDTFMAQINANTRTTIALCFGALVIASVMSVFTSHWIVRPILRLNWASKAMASGNLDQQVETSIIQELNTLSNSFNQMAGQLHESFTALEKSKEELEDRVEERTTELKNALEELQRTQSQVIQSEKMSSLGQLVAGVAHEINNPVNFIHGNLVHVQQYTQDLLAFVQLYQQYNPNPTAEIQTLAEDIDLEFLQSDLPKILSSMKVGTERICQIVLSLRNFSRIDEAEFKSVDIHEGIHSTLMILQHRLKAKPEQPEIEVIKDYGTLPLVECYAGQLNQVFMNILVNAIDALEENNTKRTYKEIEENPSQIKIRTSVVDSKWLEIAIADNGVGISKEFQQRIFDPFFTTKPVGKGTGMGMSISYQIITEKHGGKLECFSTPGKGTEFIIQIPLQLKLHEVV
- a CDS encoding Mo-dependent nitrogenase C-terminal domain-containing protein, whose amino-acid sequence is METINHTHEHTHTHPHPNYHPPNQKKPGWFHNLLNPLRRVVDGIQVKNNRIAHLICQTIPCCCPFERQIKLFGKSIDIPPLCKLNPLYDEFVGLRFRALSYLADVCGEDVTKYIC
- a CDS encoding class I SAM-dependent methyltransferase, producing the protein MKIDRLIETYDRGAVDYDAIMKRYWHIEREPLIASLQLQPGQTVLDAAVGTGLNLPAYPEGVHVVGVDLSHKMMDEARQKDVSADITFKVSDMCNLDFPDNSFDAAASGFTFCVVKDPVLALKEILRVTKPGAFIAILDYCKSQDPEIQKWQELIADAASQLGFPTGKIKWDALMDYDELIYNSKLPIEVLADNRIENPNPFLCGCQLLLKNSKI
- a CDS encoding type II toxin-antitoxin system VapC family toxin — translated: MAYLLDTNACIQILNSPNSPVAQKTLLIPSREIYICTVVYSELYYGAYKSANVDRNLTHLENLFAEFADLSLDRQAAKIAGNIRARLNALGTPIGANDLLIAAIALANDLTLVTHNTREFSRIDGLKYEDWECQ
- the nifK gene encoding nitrogenase molybdenum-iron protein subunit beta — encoded protein: MPQNPEKIQDHVELFHQPEYQELFENKKQFENGHEAEEVQRVAEWTKGWDYREKNFAREALTVNPAKGCQPLGAIFAAVGFEGTLPFVQGSQGCVAYFRTHLTRHYKEPFSGVSSSMTEDAAVFGGLQNMIDGLANSYTLYKPKMIAVCTTCMAEVIGDDLQSFINNAKEAGSVPQDFPVPYAHTPSFVGSHITGYDNMMKGILSNLTAGHKKETSNGKINFIPGFDTYVGNNREIKRIASLFGFDYTILADNSDYLDSPNTGEFNMYPGGTKLEDAADSINAKTTIALQAHSTLKTREYIEKEWKQPTSVSRPWGIKGTDEFLMKLSELSGIPIPEQLEIERGQAVDAMTDSHSWLHGKRFAIYGEPDLVYCVVGFMLEMGAEPVHILVHNSNEVFEAEMKELLASSPFGSNATVWPGKDLWHMRSLMFTEPVDLLIGNSYGKYLWRDTKTPLVRIGYPIIDRHHLHRYTTIGYQGIINLLNWVVNTLFEEIDRNTNIPSKTDISYDLIR
- the nifE gene encoding nitrogenase iron-molybdenum cofactor biosynthesis protein NifE → MKSTQGKINELLTETGCEHNQHKQAEKKNKSCAQQAQPGAAQGGCAFDGAMISLVPIADAAHLVHGPIACAGNSWGSRGSLSSGPLLYKMGFTTDLGENDVIFGGEKKLYKAILELKERYQPAAVFVYATCVTALIGDDMDAVCKAAAEKIGIPVVPVIAPGFIGSKNLGNRFGGEALLEYVVGTAEPEHTTPYDINLIGEYNIAGEMWGVTPLLEKLGIRILSKITGDARYDEIRYAHRAKLNVMICSRALLNMARKMEERYNIPYIEESFYGIDDMNRCLRNIAAKLGDADLQERTEKLIAEETAALDLALAPYRARLKGKRVVLYTGGVKSWSIISAARDLGIEVVATSTRKSTEEDKAKIKKLLGNDGIMLEKGNAQELLQVVKNTRADMLIAGGRNQYTALKARIPFLDINQERHHPYAGYVGMIEMARELYEALYSPIWEQIRKPAPWEEEEEV